The following are encoded in a window of Oreochromis aureus strain Israel breed Guangdong linkage group 10, ZZ_aureus, whole genome shotgun sequence genomic DNA:
- the LOC116331954 gene encoding complement C1q-like protein 2 yields MEIIVFFSLLLSVCTVSANLAEADKSSNQQPCPQDTQAVLRELTASVAVQKEQITVLQKETEEKTAKLKSEIDQLKLQSTDRAANLETEIDALKQELQATHVAFSTAVVLPGSGPYIGPFNTETTLIFKHVITNIGNAYKPSTGIFTAPVRGAYHFELHMFGHGGVAVGAYLYKNEGPVVIAYEHQTAGGELSGSNGASLLLEVGDQVFVRLLNGRRIYDNDNHHTTFSGHLIFTM; encoded by the exons ATGGAGATCATCGTGTTTTTCTCGCTGTTGCTTTCAGTCTGCACTGTTTCAGCAAATCTGGCTGAAGCAGATAAGTCTTCAAACCAACAACCCTGTCCACAGGACACCCAAGCTGTGCTTAGAGAGCTGACCGCCTCAGTGGCTGTGCAGAAAGAGCAGATCACGGTCCTACAGAAAGAGACTGAAG AAAAGACAGCAAAGCTGAAGAGTGAAATTGACCAGCTGAAGCTGCAGTCTACAG ATCGTGCAGCAAATCTGGAGACTGAGATTGACGCGCTGAAGCAGGAGCTACAAG ccaCACATGTGGCTTTCTCAACAGCTGTGGTTCTTCCAGGCAGTGGACCATACATCGGACCCTTTAACACAGAGACCACTCTGATCTTCAAACATGTTATCACGAACATTGGAAATGCCTACAAGCCATCCACAG GTATTTTCACTGCACCAGTGAGAGGAGCCTACCACTTTGAGTTGCACATGTTTGGACATGGTGGCGTTGCTGTGGGTGCTTATTTGTACAAGAACGAAGGGCCCGTTGTTATTGCATATGAACACCAAACAGCAGGTGGAGAACTGAGTGGCTCTAATGGAGCCTCGCTGCTTCTAGAGGTTGGAGATCAGGTGTTTGTGCGTCTCCTCAACGGTAGAAGGATATATGACAATGATAATCATCATACCACCTTCAGTGGTCATCTGATTTTCACCATGTGA
- the LOC116326375 gene encoding uncharacterized protein LOC116326375 — protein MLVQVRYCQQQKYVKLEEVDGRFEFMQFHEKVIERFCLPPDAKVVYKDATGTEVDEVIFSDLISQGTVVLTVFSSDEFSDCSLSSASDCSDSSFSSNASTSTILLDEGPRKKTRVEGTVDAASAKKLIEGVLGTNSGGEEVLQEYHTTQTLTDATRRKMVNIIVAHMIDCHGYAPPTKAVREQYALGVVTLFPSLKDPYSKKGYEHFYDAASSTGYISWRLKTIQRKTRRGSAPPSSSTGFAQEGGGPNSQRPINVDMQLDGDACQEAISLLNHTSDTSLIFQKMRETFQHRQKLINDPDKSLDILSIFPRFLDTKGLVNQDFTLLFDDEISTRLLQKWDPIFRYQIIKEAKQLTSTVELRQLVQSAESLPGSDLDEAATFDQDMASLLLLLHLLPPPPGGPKYQKISASDAVERLVVFHKSCCSLEEHLQNQQSQQPYLLAVGRQKRKVDSFYVAIDKRLIPCQASRSLGAFDELLKLILCSVCLMMLHL, from the exons ATGCTGGTCCAG gTTCGATACTGCCAACAGCAGAAGTATGTGAAGTTGGAAGAGGTTGATGGGCGGTTTGAGTTTATGCAGTTTCATGAAAAAG TCATCGAGAGATTTTGCCTGCCACCTGATGCAAAAGTAGTGTACAAAGATGCAACAGGGACAGAAGTTGATGAAGTGATTTTCAGTGACCTTATCAGCCAAGGCACTGTGGTCCTAACAGTTTTCTCAAGTGATG aatTTTCTGATTGCTCCTTGTCTTCTGCATCTGATTGTTCTGACTCAAGCTTCAGCTCAAATGCAAGTACATCAACTATACTTCTAGATGAGGGTCCCAGGAAGAAAACAAGAGTTGAGGGTACTGTTGATGCAGCATCTGCTAAAAAG ttAATTGAAGGTGTACTTGGAACCAATTCAGGTGGTGAAGAGGTTCTCCAGGAATATCACACAACACAAACTCTAACAGATGCTACCAGAAGAAAAATGGTCAATATAATAGTGGCTCACATGATTGATTGCCATGGGTAT GCACCTCCCACCAAAGCTGTTAGAGAACAGTACGCGCTAGGGGTAGTGACATTGTTCCCATCCCTGAAAGACCCATACTCCAAGAAAGGCTAT GAACACTTCTATGATGCTGCAAGCAGCACTGGATACATTTCTTGGCGTCTGAAAACGATACAGAGAAAGACTAGACGAGGATCTGCACCACCAAGTAGCTCCACTGGCTTTGCTCAAGAAGGAG gGGGCCCAAATTCCCAAAGGCCCATTAATGTCGACATGCAGCTTGATGGAGATGCTTGCCAGGAGGCCATCTCTTTGCTGAACCATACATCCGACACTTCCTTGATTTTCCAGAAGATGAGAGAGACCTTTCAGCATCGTCAGAAGCTCATCAATGATCCTGACAAAAGTCTTGATATCCTGTCTATCTTCCCAAGATTCTTGGATACAAAAGGATTG GTGAATCAAGACTTCACTCTCCTGTTTGATGATGAGATATCTACCAGGCTGCTTCAGAAATGGGATCCAATCTTTAGGTATCAAATCATCAAAGAGGCCAAGCAGCTCACCTCAACAGTAGAGTTGCGTCAATTGGTGCAGTCAGCAGAGAGTCTACCAGGAAGTGATCTTGATGAGGCAGCAA CCTTTGACCAAGACATGGCCTCCCTGTTGTTACTGTTACATCTCCTTCCGCCACCTCCAGGAGGACCAAAGTATCAAAAAATCAGCGCCTCTGATGCTGTTGAGAGACTTGTAGTCTTTCATAAG TCTTGCTGCAGTTTGGAAGAGCATCTCCAGAATCAGCAGAGTCAGCAGCCATACCTCCTGGCTGTTGGGCGCCAGAAGAGGAAGGTCGACAGCTTCTATGTTGCCATAGACAAGCGTCTCATCCCCTGCCAGGCCAGCCGCTCCCTTGGGGCATTTGATGAGCTTTTAAAGCTCATTTTGTGTTCAGTGTGTCTTATGATGCTGCACTTGTGA